From Prochlorococcus sp. MIT 1223, the proteins below share one genomic window:
- the ftsZ gene encoding cell division protein FtsZ, whose amino-acid sequence MGIGNTSGLTLDEQIQPSQSARIEVIGVGGGGSNAVNRMISSDLEGVTYRVLNTDAQALIESSAGNRVQLGQTLTRGLGAGGNPSIGQKAAEESRNELQQALQGSDLVFIAAGMGGGTGTGAAPVVAEVAKEIGALTVGIVTKPFGFEGRRRMRQAEEGIARLSENVDTLIVIPNDRLKDVIAGAPLQEAFRSADDVLRMGVKGISDIITCPGLVNVDFADVRSVMTEAGTALLGIGLGSGRSRALEAAEAAINSPLLESARIDGAKGCVINITGGKDMTLEDMTSASEVIYEAVDPEANIIVGAVVDKELEGEIQVTVIATGFENKESPYNNQRSRNRISGQPSYNQNEVKETGANIPEFLRLRQNRKYPGS is encoded by the coding sequence ATGGGCATCGGTAACACTTCGGGTTTAACTTTGGATGAACAAATCCAACCCAGTCAATCTGCAAGAATTGAGGTTATTGGCGTTGGAGGTGGAGGCAGTAATGCCGTAAACCGAATGATTTCAAGTGATCTTGAGGGCGTCACCTATCGAGTGCTCAATACTGATGCTCAAGCACTAATAGAATCATCAGCTGGCAATAGAGTTCAACTTGGCCAAACACTTACAAGAGGTTTAGGAGCAGGGGGTAATCCAAGTATTGGGCAAAAAGCCGCAGAAGAATCAAGGAATGAGCTTCAACAAGCTCTTCAGGGATCTGATTTGGTTTTCATTGCTGCTGGCATGGGGGGTGGAACTGGCACAGGAGCTGCCCCTGTAGTAGCAGAAGTTGCGAAAGAAATAGGAGCTTTAACTGTAGGGATAGTCACTAAACCATTTGGATTTGAAGGTCGCCGAAGAATGCGACAAGCAGAGGAAGGGATAGCAAGGCTGTCTGAAAATGTAGATACCCTAATCGTCATTCCAAATGACCGATTAAAAGATGTCATTGCTGGAGCCCCCTTACAAGAAGCATTTAGAAGCGCAGATGATGTTTTAAGAATGGGAGTCAAAGGGATAAGCGACATAATTACTTGCCCTGGTTTGGTTAATGTTGACTTTGCAGATGTACGCTCTGTAATGACAGAAGCTGGAACTGCACTCCTTGGCATTGGGCTTGGGTCTGGACGCTCAAGAGCTTTAGAAGCTGCTGAAGCTGCGATCAATAGTCCATTATTAGAATCTGCAAGAATTGATGGTGCTAAGGGTTGTGTAATAAATATCACTGGGGGCAAAGATATGACACTTGAGGATATGACTTCCGCCTCAGAAGTTATATACGAAGCAGTAGATCCGGAAGCGAATATTATTGTTGGAGCAGTTGTTGATAAAGAGCTTGAAGGGGAAATTCAAGTTACTGTTATTGCAACAGGTTTTGAGAACAAAGAATCTCCATATAACAACCAGAGAAGTCGCAACAGAATTTCTGGCCAGCCTTCATACAATCAAAATGAAGTTAAAGAAACTGGGGCCAATATTCCTGAGTTTTTACGTTTGAGGCAAAATCGCAAATATCCAGGGAGCTGA
- a CDS encoding cell division protein FtsQ/DivIB, translating into MSNTKRRRKSNLNFKKTRARGYSSNPNFFKQLWQSFIYTFFSIVLIFFFLNNGLSLISINQVHIYGNKYFEDEEIIKASGISLPRPLLKIIPKRIEVNLKNMLSLEAVSIHRQIFSKELFIEILEREPIAYAQRNSPNGTQNGMIDEDAEWIPLNWYKKDQSEVNIFVSGWRKSHQQSIAFLLKHQKSLGSPLKEIKIGSTGELEIRTEGFDSVTLGSNAELLSAQIKVLSHLSRSLPQRLINQRGSKLDLRDLSKPELQTGNR; encoded by the coding sequence ATGAGTAATACTAAAAGACGGAGAAAATCTAATTTAAACTTCAAGAAAACTAGAGCACGGGGATATTCAAGTAATCCAAACTTCTTTAAACAACTTTGGCAATCGTTTATTTACACTTTTTTTTCGATAGTACTTATTTTCTTCTTTTTAAATAATGGGTTATCCCTAATCTCAATTAATCAAGTACATATTTATGGAAATAAATATTTTGAGGATGAAGAGATTATCAAAGCATCTGGAATTTCTTTGCCTAGGCCTCTTTTGAAAATAATTCCTAAACGAATAGAAGTGAATCTTAAAAATATGCTTTCGCTTGAAGCAGTTTCAATACATCGCCAAATTTTTTCAAAGGAATTGTTTATTGAGATACTTGAGAGGGAGCCAATTGCTTATGCTCAGAGAAATAGTCCAAACGGCACTCAGAATGGAATGATTGACGAGGATGCCGAATGGATTCCTCTAAATTGGTATAAAAAAGATCAATCCGAAGTAAATATTTTTGTTTCCGGATGGAGGAAGAGCCATCAACAATCAATTGCTTTTCTTCTCAAGCACCAAAAGAGTTTAGGAAGTCCTTTAAAGGAAATAAAAATAGGTTCAACAGGAGAATTAGAGATTAGGACTGAGGGGTTCGATTCTGTGACTCTTGGCTCTAATGCTGAACTACTAAGTGCGCAGATAAAAGTTCTATCTCATTTGAGCAGATCATTACCTCAACGATTAATCAATCAAAGAGGAAGCAAACTCGACTTAAGAGATCTCTCAAAACCTGAATTGCAAACAGGTAATCGTTAA
- a CDS encoding D-alanine--D-alanine ligase family protein, protein MNTNKETCVGIIFGGASGEHDVSIKSANTVSNCFKKGKSLKNFHLTCIYIDPRGRWWPNEVARKALRKGHRLLESELPKQHNKKGFYEFPQDVSGIDIWFPLLHGPNGEDGSIQGLLQLIGKPFIGSGVLGSALGMDKIAMKNSFAALGLPQVTYQAAESNQITDPELLKNLIEQLEEKIGYPCFIKPANLGSSVGISKAHFKSEMKSGLELACKYDNRIIIEKNIIGRELECGILGKTHIKTSVIGEVMHNSEWYDYETKYSSEEIKVLIPAPIPETISREISNLSLKACKALSINSIARVDFFYVPAKNELLINEINTMPGFTNKSMYPMLWEASGLNLEELVAELLKTATE, encoded by the coding sequence ATGAATACTAATAAAGAAACTTGCGTAGGTATTATTTTCGGAGGAGCATCTGGAGAGCATGATGTTTCAATTAAATCAGCAAACACAGTCTCAAACTGTTTTAAAAAAGGTAAAAGCTTAAAAAATTTTCATTTAACCTGTATCTATATTGATCCAAGAGGACGTTGGTGGCCTAATGAAGTAGCACGTAAAGCCTTAAGGAAAGGGCATAGACTCCTAGAAAGCGAACTCCCAAAGCAACACAATAAGAAAGGATTTTACGAGTTTCCGCAAGACGTATCGGGTATAGACATTTGGTTTCCCCTCCTACATGGGCCAAACGGAGAGGATGGCTCAATACAAGGTCTTTTGCAATTAATTGGCAAACCTTTTATTGGTTCTGGTGTCTTGGGTTCAGCTCTTGGAATGGATAAAATCGCAATGAAAAATTCATTTGCGGCATTAGGGCTTCCACAAGTTACATATCAAGCCGCTGAAAGTAATCAAATAACCGATCCTGAATTACTAAAAAACCTTATAGAGCAATTAGAAGAAAAAATTGGATATCCTTGCTTCATAAAACCTGCAAATCTTGGATCATCAGTTGGGATAAGTAAAGCTCATTTCAAAAGCGAAATGAAATCTGGCTTAGAACTAGCTTGCAAATACGACAATCGCATAATCATTGAAAAAAACATTATCGGAAGAGAACTTGAATGCGGGATTCTAGGCAAAACCCATATCAAGACCTCAGTAATAGGAGAAGTTATGCACAATTCAGAGTGGTATGACTATGAAACAAAATACTCTTCTGAAGAAATTAAAGTTTTAATACCTGCTCCTATTCCTGAGACTATTTCCCGAGAAATTAGTAATTTAAGCTTGAAAGCTTGTAAAGCATTATCAATTAATAGTATTGCAAGAGTTGATTTCTTTTATGTTCCAGCAAAAAATGAGCTTTTAATAAATGAGATAAACACAATGCCTGGATTCACAAATAAAAGTATGTATCCAATGCTTTGGGAAGCTTCAGGCTTAAATCTTGAAGAATTAGTTGCTGAACTCTTAAAAACAGCTACAGAATAA
- the miaB gene encoding tRNA (N6-isopentenyl adenosine(37)-C2)-methylthiotransferase MiaB: MLSAQTPLEQLTPDHSGEIRGSYWITTFGCQMNKADSERMAGILEKMGYQEAEAELQADLVLYNTCTIRDNAEQKVYSYLGKQARRKQLLPHLKLIVAGCVAQQEGEALLRRVPELDLVMGPQHANRLETLLNQVDTGQQVVATEELHIIEDLTTARRDSKICAWVNVIYGCNERCTYCVVPSVRGTEQSREPEAIKLEVQSLAKQGFKEITLLGQNIDAYGRDLKTSSSTQKNKFSLKDLLYYIHDVEGIERIRFATSHPRYFTDELINTCAELSKVCEHFHIPFQSGDDQVLKRMARGYTIEKYRMIINKIRKLMPNASISADVIVAFPGETDEQFKNTLSLVEEISFDQVNTAAYSPRPNTPAANWPDQLSEEIKVSRLKELNILVEKIAKKRNERYKNQIEEILIEGINPKNTEQIIGRTRTNRLTFCPKDPVNGIKYQPGDLIRVMIKEIRSFSLTGVALNQ, translated from the coding sequence GTGCTTTCAGCCCAAACACCTTTAGAACAATTAACTCCTGATCATTCTGGAGAGATCCGAGGTAGCTATTGGATTACTACTTTTGGATGTCAAATGAATAAGGCTGATTCAGAAAGGATGGCAGGCATCCTTGAAAAGATGGGATATCAAGAGGCAGAGGCTGAGCTTCAAGCAGATTTAGTCCTATATAACACATGTACTATTAGAGATAATGCTGAACAAAAGGTATATAGCTATTTAGGGAAGCAAGCTAGAAGAAAACAATTATTGCCACATCTCAAATTAATAGTTGCTGGTTGTGTAGCTCAGCAAGAGGGTGAAGCCTTGCTAAGGAGAGTCCCAGAGCTTGATCTTGTTATGGGGCCTCAACACGCAAATCGTCTTGAGACTCTCTTAAATCAAGTTGATACTGGGCAACAAGTAGTCGCAACAGAAGAACTACACATAATTGAGGATTTAACAACTGCTCGAAGAGATAGCAAAATATGTGCTTGGGTAAACGTAATTTATGGCTGTAATGAACGCTGTACTTATTGCGTCGTCCCATCCGTCAGAGGCACAGAACAATCAAGAGAGCCAGAAGCAATAAAACTGGAAGTCCAAAGCCTTGCAAAACAAGGGTTTAAAGAAATTACTTTACTTGGACAAAATATTGATGCCTATGGCCGCGATCTAAAGACATCTTCCTCCACGCAAAAAAATAAATTTTCACTAAAAGATCTTCTTTACTACATTCATGACGTGGAAGGTATAGAGCGCATTCGGTTTGCAACTAGCCATCCTAGATACTTCACTGATGAATTAATAAATACATGTGCAGAACTCTCCAAAGTATGTGAACACTTTCATATACCTTTTCAAAGTGGAGACGATCAAGTCTTAAAGAGAATGGCTAGAGGCTACACAATTGAAAAGTATCGAATGATTATCAATAAAATTAGAAAATTAATGCCTAATGCATCAATTAGTGCAGATGTAATTGTTGCATTTCCTGGAGAGACAGATGAACAATTTAAGAACACTCTTTCATTGGTTGAAGAAATTAGTTTCGATCAAGTTAATACAGCCGCTTATTCACCTAGACCTAATACTCCAGCAGCAAACTGGCCAGATCAACTTAGTGAAGAAATAAAAGTTTCTAGGCTTAAAGAATTAAATATTCTTGTAGAGAAAATAGCAAAAAAGAGAAATGAGCGCTATAAGAATCAAATTGAAGAGATTCTGATAGAAGGTATAAATCCAAAGAATACTGAGCAAATAATAGGAAGAACCAGGACAAATCGCCTTACTTTTTGTCCCAAAGATCCTGTAAATGGAATTAAATACCAACCTGGTGATCTTATTAGGGTAATGATAAAAGAGATACGCTCTTTTTCGCTAACTGGAGTTGCTTTAAATCAATGA
- a CDS encoding amidohydrolase family protein — protein MQLTSSGKRGRINALVPRGLVENFVDILSTPVTQEGLCPLSISWERGKVIKIEGAQNLGKTVSKLLLPRLVEPHAHIDKVFTWKNFNNLMGTYEGALTANLDELQSRTPHLVHLRAEKALHLALRNGLRSVRTHIDSFGLKGRETWEVLSRLKKEWKGLIELQCVALVPLNYWGTVEGQLFATRVATENGLLGGVLVPPFDKKKSFMALCDLICLANEIGCGLDLHIDEAGSCPGVGIKQLLRVLDQVKTEVPITCSHASSMGLLRPKPLKYFSERLAHHQVSVVALPLTNGWLLGRREKETPINRPLAPIKQLQNAGVIVAIGCDNVQDPWFPLGNLDPISLMSVAMPLTQLAPWQRLGLSPFTTSASSLIGLKWDGMIYPGCPADFVLLDANSWSETLSTIPMREHIINGDFYDKNMLPINQKSINLET, from the coding sequence ATGCAATTAACTAGTTCTGGTAAAAGAGGAAGAATTAACGCTTTGGTTCCACGTGGTCTAGTTGAGAATTTTGTAGATATTCTTTCTACACCTGTAACTCAAGAAGGTTTATGCCCTTTGAGCATTTCCTGGGAAAGGGGCAAAGTAATTAAAATTGAGGGTGCTCAGAATTTAGGGAAAACTGTCTCCAAGCTTTTACTCCCTCGTTTAGTAGAACCTCATGCCCATATCGATAAGGTTTTTACCTGGAAAAATTTCAACAACTTGATGGGTACTTATGAAGGGGCTCTTACAGCAAATTTAGATGAACTCCAGAGCAGAACTCCTCATTTGGTTCATCTTAGAGCCGAGAAAGCATTGCATTTGGCACTTAGAAATGGTCTTAGGTCAGTTCGTACTCATATAGATAGTTTTGGATTAAAAGGGCGTGAAACTTGGGAAGTGTTATCGCGATTAAAAAAAGAGTGGAAAGGCTTGATTGAATTGCAATGTGTCGCTTTAGTTCCTTTAAATTATTGGGGAACAGTCGAAGGACAGCTTTTTGCGACTCGTGTGGCAACTGAAAATGGATTATTAGGAGGAGTTCTAGTCCCTCCCTTTGATAAAAAAAAATCTTTTATGGCATTATGCGACCTTATTTGCCTTGCAAATGAAATTGGTTGTGGTTTAGACCTACATATTGATGAGGCAGGAAGTTGCCCTGGAGTAGGAATTAAGCAACTTCTTCGAGTATTAGATCAGGTTAAGACAGAAGTTCCCATTACGTGTAGTCATGCCAGCAGTATGGGATTACTTCGGCCAAAGCCATTGAAATATTTTTCAGAACGATTGGCTCATCATCAAGTTAGTGTAGTTGCTTTGCCTCTAACAAATGGATGGTTATTGGGGCGTAGAGAAAAAGAGACACCAATCAATAGACCTTTGGCTCCTATTAAGCAATTACAGAATGCAGGAGTTATTGTTGCCATTGGTTGTGACAATGTTCAGGACCCATGGTTCCCCCTAGGAAACCTTGACCCTATTTCTTTGATGTCAGTTGCTATGCCATTAACTCAGTTGGCGCCATGGCAAAGATTAGGATTATCTCCATTTACAACATCAGCATCATCTTTGATAGGTCTCAAGTGGGATGGAATGATTTACCCTGGATGTCCTGCAGACTTTGTTCTACTGGATGCAAATAGTTGGTCTGAAACTTTGTCTACAATTCCAATGAGAGAACATATTATTAATGGCGATTTTTACGATAAAAACATGCTTCCGATAAATCAAAAATCTATTAATTTGGAGACATGA
- a CDS encoding FAD-binding oxidoreductase has product MTTSLKSQLLKKELSGVEGLNISDSQRDIERFSKDFFDYSPILFEQLNTCLADLIVKPSSLEAIIAVARACKKNNVPLTLRGSGTGNYGQCVPLNGGVVMLMSEFKKIRRIDPISGEVTVESGCLLRDLNNQLATKGRQLRILPSTWRSASIAGFVSGGSGGIGSVRWGFLRDPGNLLGLEIITVEDSPRKLTLDVNKSEPLNHAYGTNGIITALTLATSPLIEWQEVAIDFKDWIDAVDFMRTVSQAAIELFLCSLLQKDIIEQIPAWSGKYNGCHRLLILVASDGLTTLERLATSAGAIFNYLGPENEKQGTGLRELTWNHTTLQMRAVDTDWTYLQMLLPQPELKAMNSLSKKWRKDLLWHLEAVRQQGSQRLAALPLVKWRGKKFMDQLIHDCRDAGAIIFNPHTITVEDGGLGVIDVDQVEAKKLYDPEGILNPGKLKGWLH; this is encoded by the coding sequence ATGACTACTTCTCTTAAATCCCAACTTCTAAAAAAAGAGCTTTCAGGAGTTGAGGGCCTAAATATTTCAGACTCTCAGAGAGATATTGAAAGATTTTCCAAGGATTTCTTTGATTATTCACCTATACTTTTTGAGCAGCTTAATACTTGCCTAGCTGATCTCATTGTAAAGCCAAGTTCTTTAGAAGCAATCATTGCGGTAGCGAGGGCTTGCAAAAAGAATAATGTTCCTCTGACCTTGCGTGGTTCAGGTACGGGGAATTATGGACAATGCGTTCCTCTAAATGGTGGTGTTGTCATGTTGATGAGCGAATTTAAAAAGATAAGGCGGATTGACCCTATCTCTGGCGAAGTTACGGTTGAGTCAGGATGTCTTTTGAGAGATCTTAATAATCAACTTGCTACAAAAGGTCGACAATTAAGGATCCTTCCAAGTACCTGGAGAAGTGCTTCTATTGCTGGATTTGTCTCGGGTGGATCAGGGGGGATAGGGTCGGTTCGCTGGGGCTTTCTGAGAGATCCTGGGAATTTATTAGGTTTAGAAATTATTACTGTGGAGGACTCCCCTAGAAAATTAACTTTAGATGTAAATAAATCGGAGCCATTAAATCATGCGTATGGCACAAATGGCATTATTACAGCTTTAACGCTAGCAACATCACCATTGATTGAATGGCAAGAAGTAGCCATTGATTTTAAAGACTGGATTGATGCTGTTGATTTTATGAGAACTGTTTCTCAAGCTGCGATTGAACTTTTCCTTTGTAGCTTGTTGCAAAAAGATATTATTGAACAAATACCTGCATGGAGTGGGAAATATAATGGTTGCCATCGCCTTTTGATATTGGTTGCATCTGATGGGTTAACTACACTAGAGCGATTGGCAACTTCAGCTGGAGCTATCTTTAATTATTTAGGTCCTGAGAATGAGAAACAGGGAACAGGGCTAAGAGAGTTGACCTGGAATCATACGACTCTGCAGATGAGAGCCGTTGATACGGATTGGACTTACCTACAAATGTTGCTACCTCAACCAGAACTAAAAGCAATGAATTCATTGAGTAAAAAGTGGAGAAAAGACTTGCTATGGCATTTGGAGGCTGTGAGACAACAAGGCTCTCAAAGACTAGCGGCTTTGCCTTTAGTGAAATGGCGAGGTAAAAAGTTCATGGATCAATTAATCCATGATTGTCGGGATGCAGGAGCTATTATTTTTAACCCTCATACTATTACTGTGGAAGATGGAGGCCTTGGAGTTATTGATGTTGACCAAGTAGAAGCTAAAAAACTTTATGACCCAGAAGGAATCCTTAATCCAGGAAAACTGAAAGGTTGGCTCCATTAA
- a CDS encoding Mur ligase family protein: MQKNKNHINKDIERLMPALQEKRVDLNLKRVQIALKEMGEPCKRIPAIQIAGTNGKGSIASFLKASLQYLGINAGIATSPHLVSWCERICTTQDVISEDELKSILIKLQPFIKKNHLTPFESLIAASLDYFNSKKVDLIVLEVGLGGRLDATTAHPYRPIIAMAGIGLDHCEYLGNSLTAITKEKASIIGENSIVISAQQHPEVEEVLRDEVAKKNASLHFVPPLSTKWILGLPGEIQTHNAAVAKRALEALKHFGWTIDESKVKEGFANASWPGRFQRVTWNNFSIFIDCAHNPHAANQLSKEREGWEGHELGVNWILGIQTHKDAPKIISSLLKQNDLAWITPIPGALSWKREEISAISPNHLKQMIEVESVEDALSMIFGKEHDHHTPITVITGSIYLIGDLIERQVINFSKN, translated from the coding sequence TTGCAAAAAAACAAGAATCATATAAATAAAGACATTGAGAGACTGATGCCAGCTCTTCAAGAGAAGAGGGTGGATCTAAATCTGAAAAGGGTACAGATAGCTCTCAAGGAGATGGGAGAACCTTGTAAAAGAATCCCAGCAATTCAAATAGCAGGAACTAATGGTAAAGGATCAATAGCTAGTTTCTTAAAAGCTAGCCTACAATATTTAGGCATCAATGCAGGTATCGCGACATCTCCTCATTTAGTGAGTTGGTGCGAAAGAATTTGTACTACTCAAGACGTCATCTCAGAAGATGAACTGAAAAGTATTTTAATCAAGCTACAGCCTTTTATAAAAAAGAACCACCTAACACCATTTGAGTCATTAATAGCGGCATCTCTAGACTATTTCAATTCAAAAAAAGTAGATTTAATAGTTTTAGAAGTTGGTCTTGGGGGAAGACTAGATGCAACAACAGCTCATCCTTACCGCCCTATCATTGCCATGGCTGGAATAGGGCTAGACCATTGTGAATACCTTGGAAATAGTTTGACAGCAATCACGAAAGAAAAAGCCTCTATTATAGGGGAAAATAGCATTGTAATAAGCGCACAGCAACACCCTGAAGTGGAAGAAGTATTAAGAGATGAAGTAGCCAAAAAGAACGCAAGTCTCCACTTTGTTCCGCCACTATCAACGAAGTGGATATTAGGATTACCCGGAGAGATCCAGACACATAATGCCGCTGTAGCTAAAAGAGCACTAGAAGCTCTTAAACATTTTGGATGGACTATAGATGAATCAAAAGTAAAAGAAGGGTTTGCTAATGCAAGCTGGCCTGGAAGATTTCAAAGAGTCACTTGGAATAATTTCTCTATTTTTATTGATTGTGCTCATAATCCTCATGCCGCAAATCAACTCTCGAAAGAGAGAGAGGGGTGGGAAGGCCACGAATTGGGAGTCAATTGGATCCTTGGAATTCAAACACATAAGGATGCTCCTAAAATAATTTCCTCTTTGCTAAAGCAAAACGATTTAGCATGGATAACACCAATTCCAGGTGCTCTCAGTTGGAAGAGAGAAGAGATATCTGCAATCTCTCCTAATCATCTAAAACAAATGATAGAGGTAGAAAGTGTTGAGGATGCATTATCTATGATCTTTGGTAAGGAACACGATCACCACACTCCAATTACTGTAATCACAGGATCTATTTATCTAATTGGAGATCTTATAGAAAGACAGGTAATCAATTTTTCAAAGAATTAA
- a CDS encoding aspartate aminotransferase family protein, which produces MGTYTRYPLRITKGKGCWVWDQNNQKYLDAVAGIATCSLGHSNRAIASALTKQLKKLQHISNLYSIPEQEELGQWLVQNSCADSIFFCNSGAEANEAAIKLARKYGHTKLGIKEPIILSAEESFHGRTLAAVSATGQPKYHSGFEPVVEGFKFFKYNNWESFIKLFAELEERSSDVVAVLIEPIQGEGGVRPGDKTFFKHLKSFCKEKKILLIFDEVQSGMGRTGYLWGYQSLEIEPDIFTLAKGLGGGHAIGALLAKKSADIFTPGDHASTFGGNPFACRAGLTVAKEIQKRNILNNVKQRGDELKKGLSRIKQQFPNQIQEIRGLGLMQGLVIKEDLLLTSQEVISAAIEKKLLLVPAGSKVVRMVPPLIIKKQEIYELVKRLQEAFKVLV; this is translated from the coding sequence ATGGGGACATATACACGTTATCCACTAAGGATCACGAAAGGAAAAGGTTGCTGGGTATGGGACCAAAATAATCAGAAATATCTTGATGCTGTAGCAGGAATCGCAACTTGCAGTCTCGGACACAGCAATAGAGCTATAGCAAGTGCACTAACAAAACAATTAAAGAAACTCCAACATATTTCAAACTTATATTCAATCCCTGAACAGGAAGAGCTCGGTCAATGGTTAGTCCAAAATAGTTGTGCGGATAGTATTTTCTTTTGTAATAGCGGTGCAGAAGCAAATGAAGCCGCTATAAAATTGGCAAGAAAATATGGACACACAAAACTTGGAATAAAGGAACCGATAATATTATCCGCTGAAGAAAGTTTTCATGGAAGAACCCTTGCTGCAGTAAGTGCTACTGGACAACCTAAATACCATAGTGGCTTTGAGCCAGTTGTTGAAGGCTTTAAGTTTTTTAAATACAATAATTGGGAATCATTTATAAAGTTATTTGCAGAATTAGAAGAGCGTAGTTCAGATGTAGTAGCCGTTCTAATTGAACCCATACAAGGAGAAGGTGGTGTAAGGCCTGGCGATAAAACTTTTTTTAAACATTTAAAAAGCTTTTGCAAAGAGAAAAAAATTCTCCTCATCTTTGATGAAGTTCAATCTGGCATGGGTAGGACTGGATATCTCTGGGGATATCAAAGTTTAGAGATAGAACCTGATATTTTTACTCTTGCAAAAGGTTTAGGAGGTGGTCATGCAATAGGAGCTTTACTTGCAAAAAAATCTGCTGACATCTTTACCCCTGGTGATCATGCAAGCACTTTTGGAGGTAATCCATTTGCCTGTAGAGCGGGTTTAACTGTTGCCAAAGAAATTCAAAAACGCAATATCCTAAATAACGTCAAACAAAGAGGAGACGAGCTTAAAAAAGGACTTTCTAGAATAAAACAACAATTTCCTAACCAGATCCAAGAGATAAGAGGTTTAGGCTTAATGCAAGGGCTCGTAATAAAAGAAGATCTATTACTAACGTCACAAGAAGTTATTTCTGCCGCTATCGAAAAAAAGCTTCTTCTTGTTCCCGCTGGTTCAAAAGTAGTTCGCATGGTACCTCCGTTAATAATTAAAAAACAAGAAATCTATGAATTAGTAAAAAGGCTCCAAGAGGCTTTTAAAGTTCTTGTGTAA